One window of the Patescibacteria group bacterium genome contains the following:
- a CDS encoding TatD family hydrolase, with amino-acid sequence MLIDTHTHTNFKDFKDDYKNVIGRSLENNTLLINIGSQISTSERAIKIANEYNKGVYATVGLHPIHLQDFYVSEGDMQFKSRKENFNYDSYKKLAENKKVVAIGEIGLDYFHIKDRAVDEIDDKQEEKIKKQQKEIFIKQFKLAQDLGLPVMIHCRDAHNDLIEILRKLKIDYPKAKGVIHCFNQDLIIAKKYFDLDFLISFTGIITFAKGFDWIKDIPEDRFMVETDAPYLTPNPHRGERNEPVYVKYIAKKIAEIRNASFEKIAKITTKNAKNFFQI; translated from the coding sequence ATGTTAATAGACACTCACACCCATACAAATTTTAAAGATTTTAAAGATGATTATAAAAATGTTATTGGCAGATCATTAGAAAATAATACTTTGTTGATAAATATTGGATCGCAAATCAGCACATCAGAAAGAGCAATTAAAATCGCTAATGAATATAATAAAGGTGTTTACGCGACAGTTGGATTACATCCAATACATTTGCAGGATTTTTATGTTAGCGAGGGGGATATGCAGTTTAAAAGCAGAAAAGAAAATTTTAATTATGATAGTTATAAAAAATTAGCTGAAAATAAAAAAGTTGTCGCGATTGGCGAAATCGGCTTGGATTATTTTCATATAAAAGACAGGGCAGTTGATGAAATAGACGATAAGCAAGAAGAAAAAATTAAAAAACAACAAAAAGAAATTTTTATAAAACAATTTAAGTTAGCGCAAGATTTGGGTTTGCCTGTGATGATTCATTGCCGCGACGCGCATAATGATCTGATAGAAATTTTGCGAAAATTAAAAATAGATTATCCTAAGGCGAAAGGAGTTATCCATTGTTTTAATCAAGATTTGATTATTGCTAAAAAATATTTTGATTTGGATTTTTTAATTTCTTTTACAGGAATTATTACTTTTGCAAAAGGATTTGATTGGATAAAAGATATTCCAGAAGATAGATTTATGGTAGAAACGGACGCTCCATATTTAACTCCGAATCCTCATCGTGGAGAAAGAAACGAGCCAGTTTATGTAAAATATATTGCAAAGAAAATTGCTGAAATTAGAAATGCAAGTTTTGAAAAAATAGCAAAAATAACAACTAAAAACGCTAAAAATTTTTTTCAAATTTAA
- the rsmI gene encoding 16S rRNA (cytidine(1402)-2'-O)-methyltransferase has translation MEQEKTKIYIVATPIGNLEDVTFRAVKILKQVDFILCEDTRIAKRLLNNYEINTPTISYHHHSGKSKIDSIIKLINQKRDLALVTDAGTPGISDPGNELIGEIYKMSLDVLIIPIPGSSAILTLASVAGINMQKFIFLGFPPHKKGREKFFKQVANSKIPVIYYESPYRVLKNLELLQKFCDKKVIIGREMTKIFEEIVRGEISDVLKYFKNKKIKGEFTIIIH, from the coding sequence ATGGAGCAAGAAAAAACAAAAATATATATTGTAGCAACTCCAATCGGCAATTTAGAAGATGTAACTTTTAGAGCTGTTAAAATTTTAAAACAGGTTGATTTTATTTTGTGCGAAGACACCAGAATAGCAAAACGGCTTTTAAATAATTATGAAATTAACACTCCAACTATTAGTTATCATCATCATTCTGGAAAGTCTAAAATAGATAGTATAATAAAATTAATCAATCAGAAAAGAGATTTGGCTTTAGTAACTGACGCAGGCACTCCTGGAATTTCAGATCCAGGAAATGAATTAATAGGAGAGATTTATAAAATGTCGTTAGATGTTTTAATAATTCCGATTCCTGGCTCGTCAGCAATTTTAACTTTAGCGTCTGTTGCTGGAATTAATATGCAAAAATTTATTTTTTTAGGATTTCCTCCACATAAAAAAGGCAGAGAGAAATTTTTTAAACAAGTCGCAAATAGCAAAATTCCAGTGATTTATTATGAATCCCCATATCGTGTATTAAAAAATTTAGAATTGTTGCAGAAGTTTTGTGATAAAAAAGTAATAATCGGAAGAGAGATGACGAAAATATTTGAAGAGATTGTCAGAGGCGAAATAAGCGATGTTTTAAAATATTTTAAAAATAAAAAAATAAAAGGCGAATTTACTATAATAATACACTAA
- the metG gene encoding methionine--tRNA ligase, which yields MKFYVTTPIFYINAKPHIGHAYTTIAADVLARYHKIIGDKTFFLTGVDEHGASIEKKAKKANLDPKKFADKISAEFQLTWDELDISNDFFIRTTEAKHKKTVQNALQYLYDNGDIYLGKYEGLYCKGCEQYKSEKDLIDGKCPDHQKNPEKISEECYMFKMSAYQDKLLELIKTDKLKIRPIERKNEILNFYKDGLKDISFSRKNVKWGIQLPWDKSQTVYVWADAFLNYLTGLGWDGNLKKIPEMWPADIHLMSKDILRVHSTIWLAMLLALDLPLPKQLFIHGYFLIDGQKMSKSIGNVIAPKDLVKKYGVDGTRYLLMSATPFGHDGDVGLKKFDEKYNADLANGLGNLVARSITLVEKMQDVGIKMQNINKKLQITNSKSQINPKLQISNYKIDKSWKNYMDSLKNLQIDKAIDTFKSEIKILDNYITSTKPWEMIKNKDEQVKVIMYFILEKLRHIAWMLLPFMPDTAEKIWESLGLDITEEKEKKFSKATKWGGLNPKTKIKKSKPLFPRIN from the coding sequence ATGAAGTTTTATGTCACAACTCCGATATTTTATATTAACGCAAAACCGCATATCGGCCACGCTTACACAACTATAGCGGCTGATGTTTTGGCTCGCTATCATAAAATAATTGGAGATAAGACATTTTTTTTAACTGGCGTTGACGAGCATGGCGCAAGTATTGAAAAAAAAGCTAAAAAAGCTAATCTTGATCCTAAAAAGTTTGCTGATAAAATTTCAGCTGAATTTCAATTAACATGGGATGAATTAGATATTTCAAATGATTTTTTTATTCGCACAACAGAAGCAAAACATAAAAAAACTGTTCAGAACGCTTTACAATATTTGTATGATAATGGAGATATTTATTTAGGGAAGTACGAGGGGCTTTATTGTAAAGGATGCGAGCAATACAAAAGCGAAAAAGATTTAATTGATGGAAAATGCCCTGATCATCAAAAAAATCCAGAAAAAATTAGCGAGGAGTGTTATATGTTTAAAATGTCAGCTTATCAGGATAAATTGTTAGAACTGATTAAAACTGATAAACTAAAAATTAGGCCGATTGAACGCAAGAATGAGATTTTAAATTTTTACAAAGACGGATTAAAGGATATTTCTTTTTCTCGCAAAAATGTGAAATGGGGGATTCAGCTTCCTTGGGATAAAAGCCAGACTGTTTATGTTTGGGCAGACGCTTTTTTAAATTATCTAACAGGCTTGGGATGGGATGGAAATTTAAAAAAAATTCCAGAAATGTGGCCAGCTGATATTCATTTAATGAGCAAGGATATTTTGCGTGTTCATTCAACAATTTGGTTGGCAATGCTTTTGGCCTTAGATTTGCCATTGCCAAAGCAATTATTTATTCACGGTTATTTTTTAATAGATGGGCAAAAAATGAGTAAGTCAATTGGAAATGTGATTGCGCCAAAAGATTTAGTTAAAAAATACGGGGTTGACGGAACAAGGTATTTACTTATGAGCGCTACGCCATTTGGACATGATGGAGATGTTGGCTTGAAAAAATTTGATGAAAAATATAATGCTGACTTGGCAAATGGTTTAGGAAATTTAGTGGCGCGATCAATAACGCTTGTTGAAAAAATGCAAGATGTCGGAATAAAAATGCAAAACATAAATAAAAAATTACAAATTACAAATTCCAAATCACAAATAAATCCCAAATTACAAATTTCAAATTATAAAATTGATAAATCGTGGAAAAATTACATGGATAGTTTAAAAAATTTGCAAATAGATAAAGCAATCGATACTTTTAAAAGCGAGATTAAAATTTTAGATAATTATATTACTTCTACTAAACCGTGGGAGATGATTAAAAATAAAGATGAACAAGTCAAAGTTATAATGTATTTTATTTTAGAAAAATTACGGCATATCGCGTGGATGCTTTTGCCGTTTATGCCTGATACTGCTGAAAAAATTTGGGAAAGTTTAGGATTAGATATTACAGAAGAAAAAGAAAAAAAATTTTCAAAAGCTACAAAATGGGGCGGATTAAATCCAAAAACAAAAATTAAAAAAAGTAAACCATTATTTCCAAGAATTAATTAG
- a CDS encoding CvpA family protein: MIIFDVILLIILTVFVVWGLFAGFIEALGSLVGIVLGIIVAGKYYIVFFGWFDCFLPLGDRTLKVIAFLIIFILTAKLVGLLFFIIDKIFKLISIIPFLKTINRLLGAILGLAEGVFIAGGCVYIISKYPINLWFENSLLNSKLSPILLKFFHPLVALLPKILQEIKSLI; encoded by the coding sequence ATGATAATTTTTGATGTTATATTATTAATAATTTTAACTGTTTTTGTTGTCTGGGGATTATTTGCCGGATTTATTGAAGCGCTTGGGTCTTTAGTTGGAATTGTTTTAGGCATAATAGTTGCTGGAAAGTATTATATTGTTTTTTTTGGATGGTTTGATTGTTTTTTGCCTTTAGGAGACAGAACATTAAAAGTAATTGCTTTTTTAATAATTTTTATTTTAACAGCCAAGTTAGTCGGATTGTTGTTTTTCATAATAGACAAAATTTTTAAGTTGATTTCTATTATTCCTTTTTTAAAAACAATCAATCGTTTGTTAGGCGCGATTTTAGGATTAGCTGAGGGAGTTTTTATTGCGGGAGGATGTGTTTATATAATTAGCAAATATCCTATAAATTTATGGTTTGAAAATTCTTTACTGAATTCAAAATTATCTCCAATATTGTTAAAATTTTTTCATCCGCTTGTCGCGCTTTTGCCTAAAATTTTACAGGAGATAAAAAGTTTGATATAA
- a CDS encoding ferredoxin — protein MLRINKDICIGCGTCESLCPEVFEMNDADKAKVKPKAPNGISCIQEAIDSCPVQAISK, from the coding sequence ATGCTTAGAATTAACAAAGATATTTGCATTGGATGCGGGACTTGCGAGAGCCTTTGTCCCGAAGTTTTTGAAATGAACGACGCTGACAAAGCAAAAGTAAAACCAAAAGCGCCAAATGGAATAAGCTGTATTCAAGAAGCAATTGATTCTTGTCCAGTGCAGGCAATTAGTAAATAA
- a CDS encoding carbohydrate kinase family protein: MFKAKYDIITIGGVTRDFFVLTEKGVILSKKNIVAKKFLSFELGSKIYAQSLRSSLGGGACNTAVGFSKLGLKTSIKICVNEKEEGDWIKQKLKEKKVDISQVVNTNKEASGFSFIIIDSGIKSKEHIIFSCRGANKYLKINPKEKFNTKWFYLSSFSGDNWQSQLKNINQIIKNQNIKLAFNPGRRQINEGISKLKFILKNTQVLILNREEAIELILLKHYYSQAPHIKLLLKELYVYSPNLIIITDGTNGVYAYDGKKFYKQKSLKVKVIDTTGAGDAFSSGFIFGFIKYKGDIKKALKLGVKNGASVVKKIGAQEELLDIF; this comes from the coding sequence ATGTTTAAAGCTAAATATGACATTATAACAATTGGCGGGGTAACCAGAGATTTTTTTGTTTTAACTGAAAAAGGCGTAATATTGAGCAAAAAAAATATAGTTGCGAAAAAATTTTTGTCTTTTGAATTAGGATCTAAAATTTACGCGCAAAGTTTACGATCAAGCTTAGGTGGGGGTGCCTGTAATACAGCTGTTGGATTTTCAAAATTAGGGCTGAAAACTTCAATTAAAATTTGCGTTAATGAAAAAGAAGAAGGCGACTGGATTAAACAAAAATTAAAAGAGAAAAAAGTAGATATCAGCCAAGTTGTTAATACTAACAAAGAAGCTTCAGGATTTTCTTTCATAATTATTGATAGCGGAATTAAAAGCAAGGAGCATATTATTTTTTCTTGCAGAGGCGCTAACAAATATCTTAAAATAAATCCAAAAGAAAAATTTAACACAAAATGGTTTTACCTTTCCTCTTTTTCCGGCGATAATTGGCAATCACAATTAAAAAATATTAATCAAATAATAAAAAATCAAAATATAAAATTAGCTTTTAATCCAGGTCGCAGGCAAATAAACGAAGGAATTTCAAAATTAAAATTTATTTTAAAAAATACGCAAGTTTTGATATTGAATAGAGAAGAAGCAATAGAATTAATTTTGTTAAAACATTATTATAGCCAAGCTCCACATATTAAATTATTGTTAAAAGAGCTATATGTTTATTCTCCAAACTTAATTATTATTACAGACGGAACTAACGGCGTTTACGCTTATGACGGAAAAAAATTTTATAAGCAAAAAAGTTTAAAAGTAAAAGTAATAGACACAACTGGAGCTGGCGACGCGTTTTCTTCGGGATTTATTTTTGGTTTTATCAAATATAAAGGAGATATTAAAAAAGCGTTAAAGCTGGGCGTAAAAAATGGAGCAAGTGTTGTTAAAAAAATAGGCGCGCAAGAAGAGCTGTTGGATATTTTTTAA
- the rpsB gene encoding 30S ribosomal protein S2: MSKKIELSEMLKAGLHFGHSVSKWHPKMEPYIFTSRNGIHIINLEKTAKKLEKSLSFLKDLSSNGGVTLFLGSKPQIRDIVKKSAIDAGASYVVDRWLGGTITNFSVIFKSIKRYILLKQQKEKGEWIKYKKKEQLSLGKELEKLEKKFGGIEALKKIPDVIFVADAKNEKTAIAEAKIKKVPIVALCDTNVNPEEIDYVIPGNDDSIKGVQMILDFVASAIKEGKEIFDKKPGMIEEK, from the coding sequence ATGTCTAAAAAAATAGAACTTTCAGAGATGCTGAAAGCAGGATTGCATTTTGGCCATAGTGTTTCAAAATGGCATCCTAAAATGGAGCCTTACATTTTTACTTCGCGTAACGGAATTCATATTATTAATTTGGAAAAAACAGCTAAAAAGCTTGAAAAAAGTTTAAGTTTTTTAAAGGATTTGTCATCTAATGGCGGTGTAACGCTTTTTTTAGGAAGCAAACCGCAGATTAGAGATATTGTTAAAAAAAGCGCTATAGACGCTGGAGCGTCTTATGTTGTTGATAGATGGTTAGGTGGAACTATTACTAATTTTTCTGTTATTTTTAAAAGCATTAAAAGATATATTCTTTTAAAACAGCAGAAAGAAAAAGGAGAGTGGATAAAATATAAAAAGAAAGAGCAGTTAAGTTTAGGAAAAGAACTTGAAAAATTAGAAAAAAAATTTGGGGGGATAGAAGCACTAAAAAAAATTCCTGATGTTATTTTTGTGGCAGACGCTAAAAATGAAAAAACAGCAATAGCTGAAGCAAAAATAAAAAAAGTTCCTATTGTCGCATTGTGCGATACTAATGTTAATCCAGAAGAAATTGATTATGTAATTCCTGGAAACGACGATTCAATAAAAGGAGTCCAAATGATTTTGGATTTTGTCGCATCAGCGATAAAAGAGGGTAAAGAAATTTTTGATAAAAAGCCGGGTATGATTGAGGAAAAATAA
- a CDS encoding ABC transporter substrate-binding protein — MDKIKLFIISTKNKINNIIDKIIGKIFTKRSDNILQDSLDKKLVLNLSKSHFPTLKQLRKLPHFLSNKERIIIKSLSVVICICAILLSINFYLNHIQVIPTVAGTYTEAIVGSPQYINPLFCQANNTDADLVKLIFSGLLKYDGETQKLKPDLCEKYEISEDQKTYIFYLRENLLWQDNEPLTADDVIFTVELSKYQKVKSLLGISFKGVKTEKINDRTLKFILEEPYAPFISVLTFGILPKHIWEEVSLTNINLAKYNLKPIGSGPYKADSFIKDEEGNIKSYLLTINDKYYSKKPLIKNLSLVFFSSYIEAVEALKTRSVQGLSFIPTEMEEELKNKEHLNNFSFPIQQYTALFLNQNKNDLLKNKEIRKALSLAVNQEKIIDDLLKNKANIVDGPILKTKWIDKENQKHIFNPEESKKLIESLKFIKNEDDKFYHKEITIDGEKEDKELTVIIVSANSKRNIEITEIIKKYWENIGVKTEIELLENPEIKNRIEEKNYEILLYGEMTGFDPDPYQFWHSSQNKKGGLNLSSFSNKKVDKLLEEALATNDVKIRKEKYNEFQKILNDETPAIFLYQPIYSYMIDNNIKGVKISNVIIPSDRFSNISDWYIKTKKQFYWKDKIE; from the coding sequence GTGGATAAAATAAAACTGTTCATCATATCTACAAAAAATAAAATAAACAATATAATTGATAAGATTATTGGAAAAATATTTACAAAACGCTCAGATAATATATTGCAAGATTCTTTAGATAAAAAATTGGTTTTAAATCTGTCGAAATCACATTTTCCAACATTAAAACAGTTGCGAAAATTGCCTCATTTTTTATCAAACAAAGAAAGAATAATTATCAAATCTTTGAGCGTTGTTATTTGTATTTGCGCGATTTTATTGTCTATAAATTTTTATTTAAATCATATTCAAGTGATACCAACTGTCGCTGGAACATATACGGAAGCCATAGTCGGCAGTCCTCAATACATAAATCCTCTGTTTTGCCAAGCAAACAACACGGACGCTGATTTAGTAAAATTGATATTTTCGGGATTGTTAAAATATGACGGAGAAACCCAAAAGTTAAAACCTGATCTTTGTGAAAAATATGAAATAAGCGAAGACCAAAAAACATACATTTTTTATCTGCGTGAAAATCTGCTCTGGCAAGACAATGAACCGCTCACGGCTGACGATGTGATTTTTACCGTAGAACTGTCTAAGTATCAAAAAGTTAAAAGCCTTCTTGGCATTAGCTTTAAGGGGGTAAAAACTGAAAAAATCAATGATAGAACATTAAAATTTATTCTTGAAGAACCATATGCTCCGTTTATTTCTGTTTTGACTTTTGGCATTTTGCCAAAACATATTTGGGAAGAAGTTAGTTTAACAAATATTAATTTGGCTAAATATAATTTAAAACCGATTGGATCTGGACCGTATAAAGCAGACTCTTTTATAAAAGACGAAGAAGGAAATATAAAATCATATTTACTTACAATAAATGATAAATATTATTCAAAAAAACCACTTATTAAAAATTTGTCTCTTGTTTTTTTCTCATCATATATTGAAGCCGTAGAAGCGTTAAAAACAAGAAGCGTCCAAGGATTAAGCTTTATACCGACAGAAATGGAGGAAGAATTAAAAAATAAAGAACATCTTAATAATTTTTCTTTTCCAATACAGCAATACACGGCTTTATTTTTAAATCAAAATAAAAATGACCTTTTAAAAAATAAAGAAATCAGAAAAGCATTGTCTTTAGCGGTTAATCAGGAAAAAATAATTGATGATTTGCTGAAAAATAAAGCAAATATTGTTGATGGTCCTATATTAAAAACAAAATGGATTGATAAAGAAAATCAAAAACATATTTTTAATCCAGAAGAAAGTAAAAAATTGATTGAAAGTTTAAAATTTATAAAAAATGAAGATGATAAATTTTATCATAAAGAAATAACTATTGACGGAGAAAAAGAAGACAAAGAACTAACAGTTATTATAGTTTCCGCTAATTCTAAACGAAACATTGAAATAACAGAAATAATAAAAAAATATTGGGAAAATATCGGTGTTAAAACAGAAATAGAATTATTAGAAAATCCAGAAATAAAAAATAGAATAGAGGAAAAAAATTATGAAATTCTGCTTTATGGAGAAATGACTGGGTTTGATCCTGATCCCTACCAATTTTGGCACTCATCGCAAAATAAAAAAGGCGGGCTGAATCTATCAAGCTTCAGCAATAAAAAAGTTGATAAACTTTTAGAAGAAGCCCTTGCGACAAATGATGTCAAAATAAGAAAAGAAAAATATAATGAATTTCAAAAAATTCTTAATGATGAAACGCCAGCAATATTTCTTTATCAGCCAATTTATTCTTATATGATTGACAATAATATAAAAGGCGTAAAAATATCTAATGTTATTATTCCTTCAGACAGATTTTCAAATATCAGCGATTGGTACATCAAAACCAAAAAACAATTTTATTGGAAAGATAAAATAGAATAA